The Anopheles maculipalpis chromosome 3RL, idAnoMacuDA_375_x, whole genome shotgun sequence genomic sequence TAGAAACACGGGCCCCATCGCCGGTGAATTCTCGACAGCAGCAGGCAAATGGTTACTGGGACCACCTCCTCGTTCTACAGAAAAGGGCTACCACAGCCGCACGATGGCGACGTTAGGACAGACGATTAAGaaaacatgtgtgtgtgtgtgtgcctatgtatgtatttgtttccgattttaaaatatttatcctttgtttttttttaatcaaaagaaCAGAAGTGACTTTTAAATTTAGATTTAGTAAGCTTTTTTCATGATTATTCTTCTGTATTTCCAAACAGTCTTCCAGGCGATGTACAGAACATGCTCAAAGAATGCCACTAATTGGCCATTTTCTTATCAATCAATGCTAAGCACACTGCGCGCCTCTCGACGTCAAATGTCCTGCTGGCTTCGCTTCTAGTAGCATAAAATGCAATGCTAACGGTACCATTTGTACTTTTacgaaacattttaaatacgATTAGGATGAGTAGCAGCCGCCAAgggtgaaaaaaatatattcacacacacacacacacgcgcacgcacgCAAAACACAGGGGGTGTTCTAAGTGAATGCGTGTATGCACATGCAGGTACTGTTCCCCGTCGTTATTCACTAAGAATACTGCACCACGGCGGGCCTGCAGAACGTTAGAGAAAGCAAAAGGCATTTTCTAACAGCAGCAGAAATGAGCCACAAATTAGGAGCACAGCAGACCCGCGGCGAGTGTACAAAAGAGACGGGAGGACTGTTACACAAaagggtgtgtgcgtgtgtgtgatctaGAGCAACCGAGAAAGATGTATTCAACAGCGAATCGGCCCTTGTCTGCGAGCGAGCGACCGAGATGGAGCGAGTGAGCGAGAGCGGAGGAAGAAAGCGAACGAGAGAGAGTGCCATAATAACATTAAACCGCATTGCCCGGAAGTGATGCTGAAGCCTGGTCACTAACCTTTTCAGCACATTCCATTATGTACATATATTTCTTGCTTCAATCCATTCCGTGCATCCCAGCATTTGTGCTCGGGCGTTCAATAATGGCACATTCTAGGATCTTATCACGCGTACGTAGGAGATGGGCTAATGGATCCCCTAGATCTAGTGTGCCGTTTGGtgagaatatttaattttcgcTTATCTCCAATTTCAAACAGCAGCCGTCTCCCATGTGACTTCAAATAAATCGATTTCAAACGGCTCGATACTAAGAGTCATCGCTTATCAATCTAACTTAAtgtaaccaacaaaaacagccGCAGGTCGTTGGCGATTTGCTTACACATTTCCATCAATGCAATCCGGCTCGAAACACAGGCCCTTCATCGCTCTATCGGATAGATACTACGCACAAGCAGCTCACTTGTTTCTTCCTCATAAACTTCACACTCTTGCGACTGGGGGCAGAATTGTAACgattcattttaaaatatttcttcgtCTTCGTCACACGGCACACATCTTTACGAATAACAACACAGGGCACAATTTCACCACCACTACAACCATATATGAAACTTTTTCATAAGGAATTTGCTGCTGAATGCTTCCAACTTTCGAGCTTTTCTGGCATTTCGAAACCATACGCTTCTGACAACGACACTTTTGCACTTATTTTTCCCATCAGGGCTTGGGTAGAGAGCGTTATGATTTTGTTGCTACTGCATATCTCATACCTGATATTATTGTACACTGATGAACCGtaaaaactgaactgaatTTCCGGGTTTCACAACCGTCACTACATATGCCGGCTTTGCCAAAGCGTACTCAAGTATGCTTCTTCTTTGCACTAACATATCAACCGACCAGGAGCAGTGTAAGCCACTCAAGTGGGTGTGATTGAACAGCAAAGAGACCTGTGGTGGACACAATTACAATTTTCACTGTGAACTTTGCGAAGGAAGTAGCGCAATACGGCGGTCTTCTAGCCACGCTGCGGTAACGACGTTTATAATCATTTTGCTTGCACTTTGCACTGTTAGTACGTGaggtctgctgctgctacacggCCAGCAATCGTTTTCGATTCAAAATAAAGCCGGCGCGAAATGGAAAGCCGCGTAATCGACCGATCCAATCGACCAAACTGTACCGCTTCAACTGAGGAACTTGAAATGGAACGATGAATGGAACGATACAAAAACGGGAACGCGAGCAGGACAGATGAGAACGGCGACGGAGGTGCTACTTGTTCTGAGGGCCAACGCTCCTTGGTGCGACTGAAATGGCACGGCTCTCTCCGTTACGCTGCTACCTcgctcactcacacactcgaGTCGGGCTAATGCTCGTTTCGAACACAAGAGAACACAAGAGAAACGCTTACAACAATGAGCAGGAATCTGCACAAACGGAAGAACGGCATCTATCGGTCCTTTCACCCTACATGTCGCGTAAACGATTTCAATAGCAATAGACACCATGTTTCAAACAACGCACTTTTGCACATTTTCTAGACTCCAACGTTTAGTCCAAACGGCATTCGCTAGCGTTTAATCAGACTGTATCCCAACTTTCCGGCTTCCATTTAGTGCAACAATTACATCGAGTGAGAGTGAATCTCGTTGGCAAAAGAGAACgacagagagcgagcgagagagagagaaaaacagagCAGAAACTGTTATgacgtttttatgtttttttccccgctgCTCGGGGTTAATGACCGAAAGAGCGCGTGTTTTCAAACATcatgtgaacaaaaaaaacatcactcACACACGCGCGAGTGTGGTGGGGTTGGtgaagtttttacaaatcCCTGCACACATGAGTGCTGGGTTGGTTGAGTGGCACGGATAAAGCGAATGGTGCGAAGAGTTCCCCGAACAATGGAACATAACGTTTCTGTTGTGCACAGTGGTTGGTGATCATGGGATTACTATCGCAACTTGTTGAGTTTTCCGACACTTTTTAAACATATTGTAAGCCGGTCGAATCGAACTGTGGTACATTGTTGCtgcaaaaaattcaaaaatattaagatCAGCTGCATCGTAACTTAAAACGCGACTTTGCTTAGTGTGGAATGTtaacaaaaacttttttactcAACAGCAGTTCGGACAGTTCCCACTTATTCTTACTagtctgttctccatgttagggtcggctggttgtccttctgtcctggcatcctACGGGACTTTAATCAGATAGGATGCGTGGACCATCCGACGAGACAGGGGGACGAgggagaggccttgcaagccacccccAATACCATAACAATGAAAAGGGAACTAACAATTTTCGAATCGGATCAACAGATACAGACCCACGCCACGGAATAAGGACTACGTTTGGAAACTTGGGGCATGGAACTGCAGCTGCTGTGCCCTCCAGCTGACAAATGACAACGGGCTTCGGCTAGAGAACTTCGCATCCTCCAAGTACATGaccattcgcagcaccttCTTCTAGCACGCACCTCCCTTCAGAtacacctggagatcaccacaGCAGATATATTTATTCCCAGATTGTTCACGTTCTTATCCATGGAATGCACttctcggatattatcgacgtAAGGACCTATAGAGGATCAAACATCAACTCAGATCATTTCTTGGTTATGGTTAAGTTGCGCCAAAAACTTTGAGTCGCCAATGAGCTGCGCTTTCagcctaccccaaggctcaACATAGATCGGCTGGGGCAAGCTGATGCCCTGTCGGAGGACGATGTCCCTCAATGACcactggcgtatggtggaGCAAGCCATCAGCAATACTGCCGAGCGAACAATTGGCCGCGTGACACGTAaccagaggaaggaatggtttgatgatgagtgcaggcgagcactatccgagaagaacgcAGCTGGTACCTGCATGCTCCAGCGCGAGACCCTACAGAACGTGAAACACTACAGACGACTGAGGAGGCAGCAGATCCGGCTCTTCAAGGACAAGAAACGGAGTTTGGAAGAGTCGGACGAGCAACTGATGCAGCAGTTATCCCAATTGGGGGAAACTCGCAGGTTCTACAGGATGTCGAATGCGGCACGAGGCGGTTTTactcccatgatcgctatgtgccGCAGCGAGGAAGGAGATATCCTTTCGCACgaggtgatcaacaggtggaagtgctacttcgacagacaccttaacggagtagatgcaggaggcaccgaactaagcgcaggaagcagaggagtgcagaactacgacagccagcatgacgatgacgaggtacccccgccatccctggacgaagtcatcagtgccatcaaacagctgaaatgtaacaaatcagctggcagcgatgggctgATGGCCGAACTCTTCAAGATGGACCCGGAGAGGGTTACCGCATTCTGATcactgattgttaagatttggaatcaggaagaactaaaggacgaatggaaactgggtgtcatacacccggtgtacaaaaagggcgacaggatggactgtgctaacacCCGGGCCGGGTCACAGTTCTGAATGCTGGCTATACTGTCCTGACCCTGTCCTGAATACTCTTCttcagactggagccccttgctacagattttgtcggaagctaccaagctggatttgttggaggcaaatcgacaaccgaccaaatcttcactctaggGCAGATCCagaaaaatgccgggagcaccaaattcctacgcaccacctgttcattgacttcaaggcggcctacggtACCacagatcggaccgaactatggaacaccatgcagcagtacagattccctgggaagctggtacggctgctaaaggccattATGGACggagtgcagtgcaaggtgagagtttcgagcatgctgtcggaatcgttcgaatctaaCTGGGGTTTGAGGCAAGGgaacggactctcctgtttgctgttcaacatcgctctggagggtgtcatgcgaaccacgggcttcgacatccgtggcacgattttcactcAATTCCTTgacttcgcggatgacatcgacatcatcggacggacaactgtggaggtgtgcgaggcgtacacccgactgaaacgcgaggccaatagaataggatggagcatcaatgcgacgaagaccaaatacctgcttgccggaggctctggccgtgatagagcccgactcggaagcagagtatcagttgacggcgatgatctcgaggtggtagaggagttctgctaccttggtacgatcgtaacttcagacaacaacgtaagcaacgaaatccgaaggcgcattgttcaggggaatcgtgcctattaCGAAGTCCACAAACatctgcgatccagaagactccaacaaaacacgaaatagcacgatttaccgcacattgatacgtccggtagccctctacgggtacgagtcttggaatATGCTGACGGAGGTCGCCAATACActtgccattttcgaacggcgggtgctaaggactatctttgggggtgtgtgcgagcagggcgtgtggcgaaggagaaggAACCACGAGTtagctgagctatacggagaaccggacatcctgacggtagtcaaagtcagaaggatacgttggctggggcacgtgatgaggatgccgacATGTTCGGCATGAGACGTAGAGGAGCatagcgagctcgttggctggatcaagtggagtctaacctgtcggagatcggatacaGCCGTGgttggaggactgcagccccagaccgagtttcctggaaactgattggaggcctggccatgtcgacacgacttgctcaatcctgagcaggccaagaagaagaagaaatcttCTCTTTGTAATATAATTGATGATTCTTTCCAGTGCCAGTGTTTACATAAGAGGACGAGGTATCTAATCTTGATAGGAtcataattatattttattttagattAGGTATTACGGCTCGGTGCCGTATTCTCAGCTCTTCTGGAGctgatatttttcaaaagtctcaaggcatttcttccttgttttttgccttatgctgagcataattatttattttataaaatatatgTCTCCATGTAGAAGGATTCGTCATCAATTGTCAAGTAAAGATCGTACAGCAGTAAAGTGAAGTTGTTATCAACGTCGCTAGTATCGTTTAAATTCATATAGAACGGCTAGACCGTATTGCTTGCAACGACTGGGCTCAAATCCtttccgaaccgttccccggtagttaggactgactatctaaccaCGTGGACgtgcaagtctagtaagacaaTTGATGACCAGCGTCGATTACTCGAATACCGCCCTGACTTTTGTAGGTCATTtagcctagaagaagaagaaaagtacCAAATaaactgcattttttttgcatgacTGTtagcctggccgtattgctatatgctacaatttcttcttcttcttcttcttcttcttcttggtttaacgacctctaatttccagatgggatttgaacccaggtAACCGTATGAAgaagaccagcgccgttgtcgcctgtaccaccggtCCGCCCTATGCTACAAATTAGAAAGATTATAAAATAAACGTTTTCGTGAAGAATCCTTCTTATCCCCTTCTTGCTATGATCAACTTAATTTGACATATTTGATCCAAATTTGAAAGTAACTTATTTTTTGGttatcagaataaaaacaatagcAGTTGTAATTCGGATGGTCAtacttcataaaaaaaacaaagcttgtATAAAATCttctttatttctatttttatttagtaAGCAAAAACATTACGCTACACGGCTATtccgaataaattaaaaaaaaaaaacattaaactttAGATTTAGATTTTCCCAAGATTTGTTTGAGGAATAAGTTGAAAGGAAGttcaataaaaatgtgtaGAAAAAATGCTACACAGAATGTCATGTTTACAATTGCCGCTGTAAAGATAagctgaaattaaaaaaaaaatgctttgttAATCACAACGTCAAACGTTCAAGTGCATAAAATACTTACTATGGTAAAACTGTTATATACAAGCGGATAGGTAATGTGTCTGTACACTGTGTAAACTATTGTATACTGTACAAGGTAAATGCTGTAGCTTAATTTAGATGCAACTAACAGTATTGGATGTTGAAGTACTGCTACTAACCATGCCGGTCTTTTCTGAAATGCGATATGAAGCAGTAATACTGAGGGAAAAATACCCCATGCGCTTTTTAGCATTGATCCGAAAAATGCTAGACCGAATGAAGGTTTGGTCAAATGGTCCGAAGGTAGCATCATAGTAAGTCCGTTCATTGTTAGAAAAAACGCAGCGCTTATTGGTAAAAGATAATTTAGCTGAAATATAATGAGAAAGCAGAATTAGTTAGAAAATGGTGCTGCGAAGTTAACATCGGTGCCATATGGCTTGAATTCGCACCTTTAAAATAGAAGCGGCTGCTGGATTATCCTTTAAACGGGAATATGCAATTCCAGCTATCATTCCGAAGAAATAATTTCCTGCATTTGTCTCGAATGGAATATACACGCGCAAGTAGTATGGTAATGTGCGAATTTCTTGAAGTACATATCTGCAAGAAGAGAGTGATAAATAGAGATAAATTTAAACCATATCTGATGTTACGTTTTAGTAAAATACTTTGTCGCTTTTCGTTTGTAAGAggaggttaagtaaaatactTTGTCTTAATCACGATAAAAGGATTTTCCCAATTCAATGTTTCCAATGTTTTccaaaccatttttaaaatattatttattattaggCTCAAAACAGGGCTCTGTTTCAGTGATCATTTCATAATTGAATCTCAACTTATTTTCAGCTAGCATTCTTTTCTGATCTGTGAATTGgaaatagtttgtttgctgttgtttcatCCATAGTCACATATAAAAAATTCTGCTTTAcaaatacaattttaaaagcttcaaaGCACCCATTGTTGTTTCTGATAAATTGTCAGCTGTCACACGGCACTCATTTTACGCAAAGCTTTTGCATGTCCAAAGGATCGCGAATCACATGATACACAGCTTCCTTAGATATCGACAGCGCATCtactataaaaaaacaatgttgttTTACGGTTATctaaaatcattttaatggaatttttaaaccttttctGGCGAAACAACTGCGTTCGGGCGACCATTGCATTATGCATCGGTTGTGTCACTACGGCCTCTataaaactcacaaaacaaatgcttaaTGTTTGTAGGTGATTCTGAAGAGTACAGGTAAGTCTTATCAAGCtactgtttgttttgaacaGTGTTTTTATCCATGATGGATCAGCCCTTCAAATACGTTTCTATCCATGCTTTGCACTGCATTAGAACTTGCAGCACTATAACTCAACATGGTTTGAAAGCTATCAAATtcataaatgtttgttttaaaagttggctaaaattgaataatatttttagatAATTTTTTGTACTGCAATCTATACCTCAAGGCTACAACTGATGAACCCACTTGTAAGAGCTTGGAAAGTCAAACAACGAAGTTTTAAACGTTCTATTTTAATTCGTTAGTACGGCCTTACCTTAACTTACAAAGTTTAGATAACAAAACGTTTGATCGATGTTATTCTTTTAATCGAAGACTATGTGctatttgttttacaaaattttgtaCTGTACCTTAATATCATCATCACTGTAGCATCCAGATGATACCTATAAATGACGACTACTGGTCCAAGAAAAGCACCAACCAACATGCATACTATAATCGGTTTGAACAGTTTTGGAATCCTGATGAGAAACAAATGTCAAATTAATATGCATGGCCAATTGCAATCATAATCTTGTATCGGAGAAGTTCAGCATATGTGAGTAATTCTTACCGCATTAAAATCATCAACACTGTACCGAGTAGATAAAGCTGGAAGTCTGCCCCTAGATACCAGGAAAATTGTATACACTAAAAATATGGGAAATAAAGTATGACTTTAAATGTATTACCGCGAGAGAGATATAGTATTTACCGGTTCGCTTGCATTGAtataattattcaaaaacaAGACATTGGTCCACCAGTTTGTTGTGCAATGATCTTGAAAACGATCACCGATCGGCCCTTTATACAACCGTGGATACCATGAAGCATGAAATAGGATCATAAACAGATACAGCGGAAGTAAtctgaaatgaaaagaaagttCTTTTTAGGCACTCTAGTGACTCGTATCGTTAGTCGAAGAACACAACAATAAATATTCGAAGGTTATAGAATTATGTTCCAAACTTAAATGATGAAACATTagttgaaaaaaggaaaaaaatcaaataaaaagttaggacaaattttggaaatatgTCTACTCTTCACAGATCTTCGAGTTGTTAACTAAAGTATGCATTCTAGTAAAAGTTGTGTAAGAAACCATGCTTAAGAAGCATATTCGTAGTAAAACTTTATCAAAACAGACAAAAGAtcctaaaaaaaagattaaccaATAACAGCATATGTGGTAATTTATCTTAATggagttttcttttgattaacagttatggaaaattattttatcacctaagattttttaaattttaactaaTATAAACTTTTAGCCTTAGCAAtaccgtcctttatgaataaaaaaaaattgtagccTCAATTCAAAGATTAAAAGGTgctaaaattattgttttgataGTTTGAAAAACTGTTGCAAACCAACATCATCATATTTATCTTTGATATATGTGCGTCGATCTTGGGCCCTTGTTGATTTGCATGTTGTAAACTGCGTCAACAAACCTATGAAGCATATTTGAGGAAAGACCATTTACATCCACCTTCAAACGTTTGCCAGAGACTTACGTCACGTTCAGGTCGGAAAATAAACAGCGAAAACAAATAGACTGCCCTCATCGAGTGCTCGTTTTGCAGTAATACCAACATGGTGTATGTAATGATCATAAATCATACAATCCGGCTGAGACTATGTTGTGAAATGTATGAAATCGTTGCTGTGGCTCTTTAAcctatttaatttattcttagAAGCAATATTTCTTGCGTTAGAAGCAATTAATAGTTACCTGATGAGTCGAATTTTCACACGATCCAAAAAATAAGCCACACCTACACTATCACGCTTCTTAAATTGCTCCAGCATGTTAAATGCCAACAGCAAACCTCCGATGACGAAGAATATCTGCACCGTGTACGTGTTACCGGCCATTGCAATCGGGAACCACGGCTGACTGAACTGAGCCTCAAGATCGTTGACATTTTTCAGCGGCATCCTTATCAAGGGTATCGTGGAATGGGTTAATAGGATAATTATCATAGTTAGCGCACGGAGGCCGTCCAGATGCCGCAGATTATTCTCTCTTTCAATCAGCTTCGGTAAATTGCGAGCCAGTGAAAAGGATTGCATCAAGCTCGTGTTAATTGATGTTTCCCTATCGATGGAAAAGGAGTTGATTAAATGAAGATGGCATGCATGCTTCGTAGATAACACAAGTAAAACATCCGTACTTATACGCTTTACATCCTTTGTCGGATGGATTGTCTGATACAGATGCAAGTATCGCCAGCACTATCGCCCCTATCGCGAAGCACAGGAACCCAATCTGCGCCACACCTAGAAAACAAATTGAGTCAAGTCTTGTGGGTCGTTACTTTCCTCGCTGTTCAGAACCTTTACCTAATCCAGCACTGTTTTCTACCGCTGCTTCGTCGGCATATATACAGCGCATGATTTCGATGGATGAATTCAGCTCATATTGCCTCCACATGTTTCGCTCTATGCATCGCTGTAACTCGGCTGATACATTGTGCACTGCACTGTCAAATTCAGGTTTGCATTTTTGAACGCACACGCCAACTTCGATCGTTCGTCTATCGAAATGTCGAGGGTGTGTAGAATAGTTCTAGCTCACAATTAGGAAAGGTCAGAAGGAAAATTGTCATTAGCTTATACAATGTCAACTATACGTCTAGCAATGTTGCTGCTTGCTGTCAGTGTGCCAGCTACGATATCTTtctcacaaacaaaaaggtaaGTAAATGTTTCCTATTCGCCACATACATATTTAgttatgttttgcttcattctcCAAAAGGTAATACAAGATCACAAAACACATAAGCAGTGAAGAGTGCACAATGGTAAATTATTCTCCCGTTTCGCTTGTACTTAACTCTTTATGCAAGGTTTTACTTAGCAACCTTTTCAACATTTAAGTACTATTTTTTGTAAGCATACTGGACCCTGTTTATTTGGTCATTCTAATGaaattcatgtttttttttaaacgcttGCTAGTTTTGCTATTATTTGTCGTTATGACACCACAGTTTAGTAGAATTTCATCACTGAAGGACTGTGTTACAATTTTTTAGCTAAGCACGATACTCAAATGGTTTCCCAAAATGCTGTCGTCTAAAGTTAATGTACGGTTTATAGAGTTATAAAAAAGCATTCTAATCATTAAGCTCAAATGTTTTACATTGAATCGTAAAATAGAGTAATaagttggtgatgatgattaatCCAACAAGGAAATGGTCGTGCCGTCTTAAATTCCAAATCACGCAGTTTGTCGTATGGAATTAGTTCTGAACTTCTAATTACATATATGTTTCACTTTAAGTAATATCAGCCAAATTTTAACATTACAATGCAAAACTGACACCACGCTAGAATTTGGCCTTCTATTCAAACATAATTTCTATTAATTCATCttatcaaaacacacacacatacacacacacacaagcactaCGATAGTTGGGGATAACTAAATACCATTATTTCTGCCCAAAGCGTTGAATCCACACTAGGCAAAAGGTATGATTTTGCACTGCAAAACACAGAATTGCTGTACGTT encodes the following:
- the LOC126561900 gene encoding O-acyltransferase like protein-like, yielding MGALRYDVADRLRVAVFVLFTVIVTIACATSAGHIEQMQIYQYDDYEECRRTYSNSVFCSAKSYLLPSVDSTLWAEIMNYSTHPRHFDRRTIEVGVCVQKCKPEFDSAVHNVSAELQRCIERNMWRQYELNSSIEIMRCIYADEAAVENSAGLGVAQIGFLCFAIGAIVLAILASVSDNPSDKGCKAYKETSINTSLMQSFSLARNLPKLIERENNLRHLDGLRALTMIIILLTHSTIPLIRMPLKNVNDLEAQFSQPWFPIAMAGNTYTVQIFFVIGGLLLAFNMLEQFKKRDSVGVAYFLDRVKIRLIRLLPLYLFMILFHASWYPRLYKGPIGDRFQDHCTTNWWTNVLFLNNYINASEPCIQFSWYLGADFQLYLLGTVLMILMRIPKLFKPIIVCMLVGAFLGPVVVIYRYHLDATVMMILRYVLQEIRTLPYYLRVYIPFETNAGNYFFGMIAGIAYSRLKDNPAAASILKLNYLLPISAAFFLTMNGLTMMLPSDHLTKPSFGLAFFGSMLKSAWGIFPSVLLLHIAFQKRPAWLVAVLQHPILLVASKLSYSIYLVQYTIVYTVYRHITYPLVYNSFTILIFTAAIVNMTFCVAFFLHIFIELPFNLFLKQILGKSKSKV